Proteins from one Sabethes cyaneus chromosome 2, idSabCyanKW18_F2, whole genome shotgun sequence genomic window:
- the LOC128738288 gene encoding ninjurin-1-like: MASSSQANLTESQDQVSRKNSTQVDLNVSQFVQSIKSLDLNSYATRKSFAQGMLDLALLTANASQLKYLLTVGEAHAFYYLLLSLVILSISLQVFQAVMILLLAVVLDINKTEEHRKTDILNNILIMFTVISVVINVIISAFDMKTQGDLLQL; the protein is encoded by the exons ATGGCTTCCAGTTCTCAGGCCAATTTGACTGAATCTCAAGATCAAGTGAGCCGGAAAAACTCAACCCAAGTAGATCTAAACGTTAGCCAATTT gttcaatcgaTCAAATCTCTCGATTTGAATAGTTATGCGACACGAAAATCCTTCGCCCAGGGTATGCTTGATTTGGCGCTACTTACGGCAAATGCATCACAATTAAAATATCTGCTCACTGTTGGTGAAGCTCATGCAttttattacctgttgttgtcACTAGTGATACTGTCGATTTCTTTACAA GTATTTCAAGCGGTGATGATACTGTTACTGGCTGTCGTACTGGACATAAACAAAACTGAAGAGCACAGAAAAACCGATATTCTTAATAACATTTTGATCATGTTTACGGTAATCAGTGTAGTGATAAACGTAATTATAAGTGCCTTCGACATGAAAACACAAGGTGATCTTTTGCAGTTATAG
- the LOC128734623 gene encoding transcriptional adapter 3 — translation MADKSLAKRLSLSSSAKNRMSLPSSSGVLGGGGLGTAALPTGSKLPTLKASTSVGVPSPGSPGEVPLIPYIKSADNAKVLPKYTAALTSPTEDLVPAEDLDMVQLELELLLSTVALRYRVLKSEIDTIDKADERRERKGKFIDKAPSSPGKKKRLDEKQKLRESAGKLFGHHIRLNKVKNMSSLIPPSPAPSQNTDDSMDAVPFLPTNHHIQHIISDNSKLLLPKNDTPNKFWMSVEPYCMSISHEDLKLLDDLLEEYSGPLIPPIPELGPHYSTQWAADDIKEEQDNSKKSKGLTNGDVGKKEKLMGEGVTGPLTQRLVSALMEENLLPDCNSTSNENSNSSSDVGHSNSRSAVSLLKNGISIERRLRKELIEQGILDDDDMPKSQQDDEILSEINKVRTEIAVIAEFNSNEIRKLQSMAQDEMKRIDVKRKLDRVDQEIIECYKRITAARLKRRPLTKQERDEAYRLAEEQKRLSDQLERMPVHGPFAN, via the exons ATGGCTGATAAGAGCCTTGCTAAACGATTATCACTTTCCTCGTCGGCAAAAAATCGGATGAGCCTGCCATCGAGTAGTGGAGTGCTAGGTGGCGGTGGATTGGGTACTGCAGCCTTGCCGACAGGTTCGAAATTACCAACTTTAAAGGCGTCAACCTCTGTGGGAGTTCCATCACCAGGGTCACCGGGTGAAGTCCCGCTTATTCCGTACATAAAGTCTGCAGATAATGCAAAAGTGCTTCCGAAATACACTGCCG CTTTGACCTCGCCCACGGAGGATCTAGTGCCTGCGGAAGACTTGGATATGGTGCAGCTTGAACTGGAACTTCTCTTATCTACAGTAGCATTGCGCTATCGAGTATTGAAAAGTGAAATCGATACCATCGACAAAGCAGACGAACGTCGCGAACGGAAAGGCAAATTCATCGATAAGGCACCATCGTCGCCCGGTAAAAAGAAACGCTTGgacgaaaaacaaaaactacGCGAAAGCGCTGGAAAGCTGTTTGGTCATCATATCAGACTAAACAAAGTGAAGAATATGTCCTCCCTAATTCCTCCGTCTCCGGCACCGTCGCAAAACACGGATGATAGTATGGATGCGGTACCGTTTTTACCGACTAATCATCACATTCAGCATATCATTTCGGATAACTCGAAATTGTTGCTTCCGAAAAATGATACACCGAATAAATTTTGGATGTCGGTAGAGCCATATTGCATGTCGATAAGTCACGAGGATCTCAAGCTACTGGATGATTTACTGGAGGAATATTCAGGCCCATTGATTCCACCGATTCCTGAGTTAGGTCCTCATTACAGCACTCAATGGGCCGCTGATGATATCAAGGAGGAACAAGATAATTCCAAAAAAAGCAAAGGCCTCACAAACGGCGACGTAGGAAAGAAGGAGAAATTAAT GGGTGAAGGAGTAACAGGTCCTCTTACACAGCGTTTGGTGTCTGCCCTGATGGAGGAGAATTTACTTCCAGATTGCAATAGCACAAGTAATGAAAATAGTAACAGTAGCTCGGATGTTGGTCACAGCAACTCTAGAAGTGCAGTTTCACTGCTCAAAAATGGTATCAGCATTGAACGTCGGTTGCGCAAAGAATTGATTGAACAGGGTATCCTCGATGACGACGATATGCCGAAGAGCCAACAGGATGATGAAATCCTTTCGGAAATCAATAAAGTTCGTACCGAAATTGCTGTTATTGCAGAATTCAATTCGAATGAGATCCGAAAGCTGCAATCCATGGCGCAGGATGAAATGAAAAGAATCGATGTCAAAAGGAAGTTGGATCGGGTAGATCAAGAG ATCATTGAATGCTACAAAAGAATAACTGCCGCCCGGCTCAAGCGTCGTCCACTAACGAAACAGGAGCGGGATGAAGCATATCGTTTAGCAGAGGAGCAAAAACGTCTTTCGGATCAGCTCGAACGAATGCCCGTGCATGGCCCGTTTGCAAATTAA
- the LOC128734332 gene encoding septin-2: MAAADVEVQKNDQMRNLKLSGHVGFDSLPDQLVSKSVQNGFVFNILCIGETGLGKSTLMDSLFNTNFESQPSPHSLPNVKLKAHTYELQESMVRLKLTICDTVGYGDQINKDDSFKAVVDYIDQQFETFLQEELKIKRSLATYHDSRTHICLYFICPTGHGLKSLDLVCMKKLDSKVNIIPIIAKADTISKTELSKFKAKINEELRNNGVQIYQFPTDDESVAEINATMNSHIPFAVVGSTDFVRVGNKTVRARQYPWGTVQVENEAHCDFVKLREMLIRTNMEDMREKTHTKHYELYRQKRLEQMGFTDVDSDNKPVSFQQTFEAKRSNHLADLQAKEDEVRQMFVVRVKEKEAELKESEKELHAKFDKLKKDHAEEKRKLEESRKKLEEEFVEFNRRKSQMAASHHTLTLGKSKKK; the protein is encoded by the exons AACGACCAAATGCGCAATCTGAAGCTGTCCGGTCATGTTGGATTTGACAGTCTGCCGGATCAGCTGGTCAGCAAGAGCGTCCAGAATGGGTTCGTGTTCAACATTCTGTGCATCGGAGAGACCGGTCTCGGCAAGTCCACCCTGATGGACTCATTGTTTAATACGAATTTTGAATCTCAACCAAGTCCCCATTCGTTGCCGAACGTAAAGCTAAAGGCTCACACCTATGAGCTGCAGGAAAGCATGGTTCGGCTGAAG CTGACAATCTGCGATACCGTTGGTTATGGAGATCAAATAAACAAGGACGATTCGTTCAAAGCCGTTGTCGATTACATCGATCAGCAGTTcgaaacatttttacaagaaGAGTTGAAAATCAAGCGTTCGCTTGCAACTTATCACGATAGTCGCACCCATATTTGCTTGTACTTCATCTGCCCGACTGGACACGGTCTTAAGTCGTTGGATTTGGTGTGCATGAAAAAGCTTGATTCGAAAGTGAATATCATTCCAATTATTGCCAAAGCAGATACTATTTCCAAAACGGAATTGTCCAAATTCAAGGCTAAAATCAACGAAGAGCTTCGCAATAATGGAGTTCAAATCTATCAGTTTCCGACCGATGACGAGTCTGTGGCGGAGATTAACGCGACCATGAACTCACATATTCCATTCGCTGTTGTGGGCAGCACTGATTTCGTTCGTGTCGGCAATAAGACTGTTCGGGCACGTCAGTATCCATGGGGAACGGTTCAGGTGGAAAATGAGGCGCACTGCGACTTCGTGAAACTACGCGAAATGCTGATTCGTACCAATATGGAGGATATGCGAGAGAAGACGCATACCAAGCATTACGAATTGTACCGTCAGAAACGGCTCGAGCAAATGGGTTTCACCGATGTCGACAGCGACAACAAACCTGTGTCATTCCAGCAAACGTTTGAAGCTAAGCGCAGCAATCATCTCGCTGATCTGCAAGCCAAGGAGGATGAGGTCCGGCAAATGTTCGTTGTTCGTGTTAAGGAAAAGGAAGCTGAGTTGAAGGAGAGCGAAAAAGAG CTGCATGCTAAATTCGATAAATTGAAAAAGGATCACGCTGAAGAAAAGCGTAAGTTAGAGGAATCACGCAAGAAGCTTGAGGAAGAGTTTGTCGAATTCAATCGGCGCAAGTCGCAGATGGCTGCCTCCCATCACACACTCACACTGGGAAAGAGTAAAAAGAAATGA